A window of Pirellula sp. SH-Sr6A contains these coding sequences:
- a CDS encoding DUF4440 domain-containing protein: protein MSLESDRDAILSRTQQLLVAITAGDWDAYAEICDPTLTCFEPEALGNLVDGLDFHRYYFNLPGGGAPSAVQSTMIGPHIRIIGDVGIIAYVRLTQKLVDGKPVTTAMEETRVWHRQNGKWKHVHFHRSPA from the coding sequence ATGTCTTTGGAATCCGATCGCGATGCGATTCTCTCTCGTACCCAACAACTATTGGTCGCTATCACCGCCGGGGATTGGGATGCTTACGCGGAAATCTGCGACCCGACCCTTACATGCTTTGAACCAGAAGCCCTCGGCAATCTCGTCGACGGATTGGATTTCCACCGCTATTACTTCAATCTTCCCGGTGGAGGCGCACCGAGCGCCGTCCAGTCCACCATGATCGGTCCTCATATTCGAATCATCGGCGACGTAGGGATCATCGCTTACGTGCGTTTGACGCAAAAGTTGGTCGACGGGAAACCGGTAACGACTGCGATGGAAGAGACTCGCGTTTGGCATCGTCAGAACGGCAAATGGAAGCACGTGCATTTCCATCGTTCCCCCGCATAA